One window of Botrimarina mediterranea genomic DNA carries:
- a CDS encoding serine hydrolase domain-containing protein yields the protein MQTIRTLITIGLVATAAALRGDENTISIPPEPPGGTVYQRVKQMLPPHVGCAVMVFGKGASGKPIVFKHGYGACRYQIEDGSKPEPITPATTFRVASFTKVLTAAAVLKLVDDEKLLLEDSALKWLPGLPETFRPVTIGMMLDHTSGLPPYHGLLNIQQLPEATDLNVLRTLSRLPDAALTSMHPRTTYNNTAYVLLGLVVQQASGQPFADYLRDEVLHPAGMEGSLLFVEGLNSPPNRAFGHQPGPDIVVQQTRQRLQQMIALRERIAQQQAQPNAAIEQQILMAQRQLAAVPDNADWHEEDQGPYTRLGGDGALYTSLNDLEAFLHAVRDRKVPLSEAGYDLWMTPRVSPPENDGFGDSRRGRTYACGWMVDERLGEPRYSHRGATKGFRQTIQWLPENDRAVVVLMNSVPPGPEGPESWDDALIEALGERVMQVVLGE from the coding sequence ATGCAGACGATTCGCACACTGATCACGATCGGGCTCGTTGCAACAGCGGCAGCGCTGCGTGGTGACGAGAACACCATTTCGATCCCGCCCGAACCGCCCGGCGGCACCGTCTACCAGCGCGTGAAGCAGATGCTGCCGCCGCATGTGGGCTGCGCCGTGATGGTGTTCGGCAAGGGCGCCAGCGGGAAGCCGATCGTCTTCAAGCACGGTTATGGCGCCTGTCGCTACCAGATCGAAGACGGCTCCAAGCCCGAGCCGATTACGCCGGCGACCACCTTCCGCGTCGCGTCGTTCACCAAGGTGCTGACCGCCGCCGCCGTGCTTAAGCTCGTCGACGATGAGAAGCTGTTGCTCGAAGACTCCGCGTTGAAATGGCTGCCCGGCCTTCCCGAGACGTTTCGCCCCGTGACAATCGGCATGATGCTCGACCACACGTCGGGCCTGCCGCCCTACCACGGATTGCTGAACATCCAGCAACTTCCCGAGGCAACCGACCTGAACGTGCTGCGGACACTTAGCCGGCTGCCGGACGCCGCGCTGACGTCGATGCATCCGCGCACGACCTACAACAACACCGCCTACGTCCTGCTAGGGCTCGTCGTGCAACAAGCGAGCGGCCAACCCTTCGCCGACTACCTGCGCGACGAGGTGCTCCACCCGGCGGGCATGGAGGGCAGCCTGCTTTTCGTCGAGGGCCTCAACTCGCCGCCCAACCGCGCCTTCGGTCACCAGCCCGGCCCCGACATCGTCGTCCAGCAGACGCGGCAGCGGCTCCAGCAAATGATCGCCCTACGCGAGCGGATCGCCCAGCAACAGGCGCAACCCAACGCGGCGATCGAACAGCAGATCCTCATGGCCCAGCGGCAACTTGCGGCCGTTCCCGACAATGCGGACTGGCACGAAGAGGACCAAGGACCTTACACGAGGCTCGGCGGCGACGGCGCCCTCTACACGTCCCTCAACGACCTCGAAGCCTTCCTCCACGCGGTGCGCGATCGCAAGGTCCCACTCTCTGAGGCTGGTTACGACCTGTGGATGACGCCCCGCGTCTCGCCGCCCGAGAACGACGGCTTCGGCGACTCACGCCGCGGCCGGACGTACGCCTGCGGTTGGATGGTCGATGAAAGGCTGGGCGAGCCGCGTTACTCGCACCGCGGCGCCACCAAGGGCTTTCGGCAAACGATCCAGTGGCTCCCCGAAAATGATCGCGCGGTCGTCGTCCTGATGAACAGCGTCCCACCCGGTCCCGAAGGGCCCGAGTCGTGGGACGACGCGCTGATCGAAGCCCTCGGCGAGCGCGTGATGCAGGTTGTACTGGGGGAATAG
- the rbfA gene encoding 30S ribosome-binding factor RbfA: MSSRRVLKAAEAIREVVSMTILTGLRDPRVANVTVTRVEVSPDMRNAKVHVSVMGSEAKQNLAIKGLESSAGYLQSKIGDRIDTRYTPKLVFKLDDGVKKSIAIAKMLAEVLPQDEPAAAGADAPSGDAVPDDLSEDIGGEDPQEASPGDSRD, encoded by the coding sequence ATGTCTTCCCGCCGAGTCCTTAAAGCCGCCGAAGCGATCCGCGAAGTCGTCAGCATGACGATCCTAACTGGCCTGCGCGACCCGCGGGTGGCGAACGTCACGGTCACGCGCGTCGAGGTTTCGCCCGATATGCGTAACGCCAAGGTGCACGTCTCAGTGATGGGGAGCGAGGCGAAGCAGAATCTGGCGATCAAGGGGCTCGAAAGCTCTGCCGGCTACCTGCAAAGCAAGATCGGCGACCGGATCGACACCCGCTACACCCCCAAGCTGGTCTTCAAGTTAGACGACGGCGTCAAGAAGTCGATCGCCATCGCGAAGATGCTGGCCGAGGTCCTTCCCCAAGACGAACCCGCAGCGGCGGGGGCCGACGCCCCCTCTGGCGACGCGGTCCCCGACGATCTGTCAGAAGACATTGGGGGGGAAGACCCGCAAGAGGCTTCCCCCGGCGATTCCCGTGATTAG
- a CDS encoding NAD(P)/FAD-dependent oxidoreductase: MTPPTPTPDRPCVVIVGGGFGGLHAAKALRRAAVEVTLVDRTNYHLFQPLLYQVATGALSPANIAAPLRAIVDRQQNTTVLQAAVVGFDLDAKRVLLDEGDAFPFDTLVVAAGAKHSYFGRDEWERLAPGLKTVEDATRIRSDILLAFERAERTDDPTERQRLLTFVIVGGGPTGVELAGALSELSRHALRHDFRRIEPGDAHIYLIDAGDRVLSNFDESLSANALKSLERRGVIVRNGERVTAITPTDVTIEGPQGSQTLPTETVLWAAGVHASPLAKMLGEASGAEVDRAGRVTVTPTLHLPNRPDVFAIGDMANCAGADGKPLPGVAPVAIQQGQHVARTIANRLHGKPDKPFEYRDYGSMATIGRSAAVAELGRFRFTGYLAWLIWLFIHLMQLVTFQNRVLVLTQWAWNYVTRDRSARLITAVPEEREHIK; encoded by the coding sequence ATGACTCCCCCGACGCCTACCCCCGACCGCCCCTGCGTCGTCATCGTCGGTGGCGGCTTCGGCGGCTTGCACGCCGCCAAGGCGCTGCGTCGGGCGGCGGTGGAGGTGACGCTCGTCGATCGCACGAACTACCACCTCTTCCAGCCGCTGCTCTATCAAGTGGCGACCGGCGCGCTGTCGCCCGCCAACATCGCGGCGCCGCTGCGGGCGATCGTCGATCGCCAGCAGAACACGACCGTCCTGCAAGCCGCCGTCGTCGGCTTCGACCTCGACGCGAAGCGGGTCTTGCTCGACGAAGGGGACGCGTTCCCCTTCGATACGCTCGTCGTCGCCGCCGGCGCCAAGCACAGCTACTTCGGCCGCGACGAGTGGGAACGGCTCGCGCCGGGCCTGAAGACCGTCGAGGACGCCACGCGGATCCGCTCGGACATCCTGTTGGCGTTCGAGCGCGCCGAGCGGACCGACGACCCCACGGAACGCCAGCGGTTGCTGACGTTCGTCATCGTCGGCGGTGGGCCGACCGGTGTCGAGCTCGCCGGCGCGTTGTCCGAGCTGTCACGTCATGCGCTGCGGCACGACTTCCGCCGCATCGAACCCGGCGACGCCCACATCTACCTAATCGACGCCGGAGATCGGGTGTTGTCCAACTTCGATGAGTCGCTGTCGGCGAACGCGCTGAAATCGCTCGAGCGTCGCGGGGTCATCGTCCGCAACGGCGAACGGGTGACGGCGATCACGCCGACCGACGTGACGATCGAGGGCCCGCAGGGGAGCCAGACGCTGCCGACCGAGACGGTGCTGTGGGCCGCGGGCGTCCACGCCTCGCCGCTGGCGAAGATGCTCGGCGAAGCAAGCGGCGCGGAGGTCGATCGCGCGGGCCGCGTCACCGTGACGCCGACGCTGCACCTGCCGAACCGCCCCGACGTGTTCGCGATCGGCGACATGGCCAACTGCGCGGGCGCCGACGGCAAGCCACTGCCGGGCGTCGCGCCGGTCGCGATCCAGCAGGGCCAGCATGTCGCGCGGACGATCGCCAATCGATTGCACGGCAAGCCCGACAAGCCGTTCGAGTACCGCGACTACGGCTCGATGGCGACGATCGGCCGCTCCGCCGCGGTGGCCGAGTTGGGGCGATTCCGCTTCACGGGTTACCTGGCGTGGCTGATCTGGCTCTTCATCCATCTGATGCAGCTAGTGACGTTCCAGAACCGCGTCCTGGTGCTGACGCAGTGGGCGTGGAACTACGTCACACGCGACCGCTCAGCCCGGCTGATCACCGCCGTGCCAGAAGAACGCGAGCACATCAAATGA
- a CDS encoding YebC/PmpR family DNA-binding transcriptional regulator, whose protein sequence is MAGHSHWANIAHKKAAIDAKRGKVWSKLSRAIIVAAKAGGSDPDTNLKLRYAINDAKAISMPKDNIERAIAKGSGEAGGDNYEEVVYEGQGPSGVMVMVEILTDNRNRTAPEIRKVFEKAGGKLGATGCAAWMFTRKGIITIPADQTDEESLMDIVLEAGADDVSLQGDFFHVTCPVESFNDLCAAVDKAEGLTPDSQSLGYVPNDTVTLSGDDAQKAIKLMEALDDHDDVQKAAANFEVDEATLAAMG, encoded by the coding sequence ATGGCCGGACACTCCCACTGGGCAAACATCGCGCACAAGAAAGCCGCCATCGACGCCAAGCGCGGCAAGGTGTGGAGCAAGCTCAGCCGCGCGATCATCGTCGCGGCGAAGGCCGGTGGATCGGACCCGGACACCAACCTCAAGCTCCGCTACGCGATCAACGACGCCAAAGCGATCTCGATGCCCAAGGACAACATCGAGCGTGCGATCGCCAAGGGCTCGGGCGAGGCGGGCGGCGACAACTATGAAGAGGTCGTCTACGAAGGGCAGGGCCCCTCGGGCGTGATGGTGATGGTCGAGATCCTCACCGACAACCGCAACCGCACCGCCCCTGAGATCCGCAAGGTCTTCGAGAAGGCCGGCGGCAAGCTCGGCGCTACGGGCTGCGCGGCCTGGATGTTCACCCGCAAGGGGATCATCACGATCCCCGCCGACCAGACCGACGAAGAGTCGCTGATGGACATCGTCCTCGAGGCGGGCGCCGACGACGTCTCGCTGCAAGGCGACTTCTTCCATGTGACGTGCCCCGTCGAGTCGTTCAACGACCTCTGCGCCGCGGTCGATAAGGCCGAGGGCCTCACGCCCGACAGCCAGTCGCTCGGCTACGTCCCCAACGACACGGTGACGCTCTCCGGCGACGACGCCCAAAAGGCGATCAAGCTGATGGAAGCCCTCGACGACCACGACGACGTGCAAAAGGCCGCGGCGAACTTCGAGGTGGACGAGGCGACGCTGGCGGCGATGGGGTGA
- the infB gene encoding translation initiation factor IF-2 translates to MAVRIYALAKELDVDSKDLVDICTRAGVTGKGSALASLNEDEVVKVKEYLRGGSGGGPATATAPASSSGPAPMRRPGSDARENKLRTIQAPKAGRSALRREPGDTGESRPLDIIPTEDETPAVEETTPVEVANDPVPEAPAPTSDVADEAANAAAVVEAAEAAEAAEAAEAAKAEADENRKAELAQPGPLARMMGGGRGATGKMPVIGGNQGSSNQGEGAAKKRPGETARPRPVVKLAAIPAQTQRREDPRAKAKDDTPTQKPDMKLPADVLGVSKGGAKPLAQQLKRAERTLEAAKLKEKEEAESKGRGRRGATPGQGDGAPMLGGREQRQLTRNRASGKGGMRPRRMLGRRRKTGVNTAAPRKDRVSVQLPCTVKELSEAAGVPAVSILRILMEEGVMTNINAVMDPELTELVAADLGVDIDFVDAQTLEDQLLATIDEIEDPEESLKPRAPVVTFLGHVDHGKTSLLDKLIGIEVAKGEEGGITQHIRAYQMENDGRPISFVDTPGHEAFTEMRARGAGVTDIVVLVVAADDGVMPQTEEAIAHAKASGAPIIVALNKIDLPGVDPLRVLQDLAANDLLPSEWGGDIEVVKTSAMTGEGLDTLRETILTVAELNEYKANPDRPAIGACLESQQDADRGVVTKVLVQNGTLRVGDIVVCGDGYGKIKAMTNPLQPSQRLQEAGPSVPVNLIGLNRAPSAGERLYVLEDIAQAREIADTRAVQERADFLGSTGFQAATLENLFDRLDGVNEVQTLNLILRADVRGSIEALEKELTKLEHPEVRLRILQKSVGGVTEGDVVLADASEAVIIAFNVVPDDKARAKADQLGVEIRRYGIIYKVADDLKLALEGMLKPEQREVELGRVLVQMVFKISRVGAIAGCRVLQGVVERNARARVIRENTVIGDYAIDTLRREKDDAKEVREGYECGIKLAGFNDVKEADLLEVYKVEEVSRSFDD, encoded by the coding sequence TTGGCGGTACGCATTTACGCACTCGCGAAAGAACTCGATGTCGACAGCAAAGATCTGGTCGATATCTGCACCCGTGCCGGTGTGACGGGCAAAGGGTCCGCTCTCGCTAGCCTGAACGAAGACGAAGTCGTCAAGGTCAAGGAGTACCTGCGTGGCGGCAGCGGCGGCGGACCCGCCACCGCGACCGCCCCGGCGAGTTCCTCGGGCCCGGCGCCAATGCGTCGCCCCGGCTCCGACGCCCGCGAAAACAAGTTGCGGACAATCCAGGCCCCGAAGGCGGGGCGTTCGGCGCTGCGGCGTGAGCCCGGCGATACGGGCGAGAGCCGTCCGCTCGACATCATTCCGACCGAGGACGAAACGCCGGCCGTCGAAGAGACGACCCCCGTCGAGGTCGCCAACGACCCAGTCCCCGAGGCCCCCGCTCCGACGTCGGACGTTGCCGACGAAGCCGCCAATGCAGCGGCAGTGGTTGAAGCAGCCGAGGCGGCTGAGGCCGCCGAAGCCGCCGAAGCCGCCAAGGCGGAAGCCGACGAAAACCGTAAAGCCGAATTGGCGCAGCCCGGCCCGCTCGCCCGGATGATGGGGGGCGGTCGCGGCGCGACCGGCAAGATGCCCGTCATCGGCGGCAACCAGGGGAGCAGTAACCAGGGCGAGGGCGCCGCGAAAAAGCGTCCCGGCGAGACGGCTCGGCCGCGGCCGGTGGTGAAGCTCGCGGCCATCCCCGCGCAGACGCAGCGTCGCGAGGACCCTCGCGCCAAGGCCAAGGACGATACGCCCACACAGAAGCCCGACATGAAGCTGCCGGCCGACGTGCTCGGCGTCAGCAAGGGGGGCGCCAAGCCGCTCGCCCAGCAGCTCAAGCGGGCCGAGCGGACGCTCGAAGCCGCCAAGCTCAAAGAGAAGGAAGAGGCCGAGAGCAAAGGCCGCGGTCGCCGCGGCGCGACGCCGGGCCAGGGCGACGGCGCCCCGATGCTCGGCGGTCGCGAGCAGCGTCAGCTCACCCGCAACCGCGCCAGCGGCAAGGGGGGCATGCGTCCCCGCCGGATGCTTGGCCGCCGCCGCAAGACGGGCGTCAACACCGCCGCTCCGCGTAAGGACCGCGTCTCGGTTCAACTCCCATGCACGGTCAAGGAACTGTCCGAAGCGGCGGGCGTTCCCGCGGTCTCGATCCTCCGAATCCTGATGGAGGAGGGGGTCATGACCAACATCAACGCGGTGATGGACCCCGAGCTCACCGAGCTGGTGGCGGCCGACCTGGGCGTCGATATCGACTTCGTCGACGCGCAGACACTCGAGGACCAGCTCCTTGCGACGATCGACGAAATCGAGGACCCCGAAGAGTCGCTCAAACCCCGCGCGCCGGTCGTTACGTTCCTGGGCCACGTCGACCACGGCAAGACGTCGCTCCTCGACAAGCTGATCGGCATCGAAGTCGCAAAGGGCGAGGAAGGCGGCATCACGCAGCACATCCGCGCCTACCAGATGGAGAACGACGGTCGGCCGATCTCGTTTGTCGACACGCCGGGCCACGAGGCGTTCACCGAAATGCGCGCCCGCGGCGCCGGGGTGACCGACATCGTCGTGCTGGTCGTGGCGGCTGACGACGGCGTGATGCCACAGACCGAGGAAGCAATCGCCCACGCCAAGGCCTCTGGGGCGCCGATCATCGTGGCGCTCAACAAGATCGACCTGCCTGGCGTTGATCCGTTGCGGGTGCTGCAGGACTTGGCGGCGAACGACCTCTTGCCGAGCGAGTGGGGCGGCGACATCGAAGTCGTGAAGACCAGCGCCATGACCGGTGAGGGCCTCGACACGCTCCGCGAGACGATCCTCACCGTCGCCGAGCTGAACGAGTACAAGGCGAACCCCGACCGCCCGGCGATCGGCGCCTGCCTCGAGAGTCAGCAAGACGCCGATCGCGGTGTTGTCACCAAGGTCCTCGTGCAGAACGGCACCCTGCGTGTAGGCGACATCGTCGTCTGCGGCGACGGTTACGGCAAAATCAAGGCGATGACCAACCCGCTGCAACCGTCGCAGCGGTTGCAAGAGGCAGGCCCCAGCGTTCCCGTGAACCTGATCGGCCTCAACCGCGCGCCTTCGGCGGGTGAGCGGCTCTATGTGCTGGAGGACATCGCCCAGGCCCGCGAGATCGCCGACACTCGCGCCGTTCAAGAGCGGGCCGATTTCCTCGGCTCGACAGGCTTCCAGGCGGCGACGCTGGAGAACCTGTTTGACCGGCTCGACGGCGTCAACGAGGTGCAGACCCTCAACCTCATCCTGCGGGCCGATGTCCGTGGTTCGATCGAGGCGCTCGAGAAAGAGCTCACCAAGCTGGAGCACCCGGAGGTCCGCCTCCGCATCCTGCAGAAGAGCGTCGGCGGCGTCACCGAGGGCGACGTGGTGCTGGCGGACGCTTCCGAAGCGGTCATCATTGCCTTCAACGTGGTCCCCGACGACAAGGCCCGCGCCAAGGCGGACCAACTGGGCGTCGAGATCCGCCGTTACGGCATCATCTACAAGGTCGCCGACGATCTGAAGCTTGCGCTGGAAGGGATGCTCAAGCCCGAGCAGCGCGAGGTCGAGTTGGGCCGGGTGTTGGTGCAGATGGTCTTCAAGATCAGCCGAGTCGGCGCCATCGCCGGCTGCCGTGTGCTGCAAGGCGTCGTCGAGCGTAACGCCCGCGCCCGGGTCATCCGCGAGAACACGGTGATCGGCGATTACGCGATCGACACGCTCCGCCGCGAGAAGGACGACGCGAAGGAAGTGCGCGAGGGCTACGAGTGCGGCATCAAGCTCGCCGGCTTCAACGACGTGAAGGAAGCGGACTTGCTAGAGGTCTACAAGGTCGAAGAAGTCTCCCGGAGCTTTGACGATTGA
- the nusA gene encoding transcription termination factor NusA, with translation MNAAEILRIVDAIHRDKNIDQEIVFEGIEAALTSALAKYYGEEAEITCVIDRKTGEVAATCDGEQLDSEEVVGRIGAQTAKQVMIQKIREAERDALYDEYNELVGQMVSGVIHRNEGAAATVALHNVEALLPRSEQIPGETHHVNERVRATVYEARKAGSRVKVILSRKMPALVQRLFEQEIPEIADGVIEIRAMAREPGYRSKVAVISSDNRIDCVGACVGVRGNRIKNIVDELSGERIDIVRWDEDLEVLIPNALQPAEVDQVILCKMLGRAIALVQEDNLSLAIGRRGQNVRLASKLSGWDIEIMTQEELAENIDRAIEGFSRIEGLEMEVAEKLVEEGFLSYDDLSIIEPDDLMAMGGLTEEQADAIVMQAEELAEEAEKAASEARRAKREQDKLAEVQGSPEDADETAEESGETVSEDVTESDEAVAQTESEEAAEESGEPGAAEADAEESKPADEPA, from the coding sequence ATGAACGCCGCCGAAATCCTCCGGATCGTTGACGCGATCCACCGCGACAAGAACATCGACCAAGAGATCGTCTTCGAGGGGATCGAGGCGGCCCTCACGTCGGCCCTCGCCAAGTACTACGGCGAAGAGGCGGAGATCACCTGCGTCATCGACCGCAAGACGGGCGAAGTCGCCGCTACCTGCGACGGCGAGCAGCTCGACAGCGAGGAGGTCGTGGGCCGTATCGGCGCCCAAACGGCCAAACAAGTGATGATCCAGAAGATCCGCGAGGCGGAGCGGGACGCCCTGTACGACGAGTACAACGAGCTCGTCGGCCAGATGGTCAGCGGCGTGATCCACCGCAACGAGGGCGCCGCCGCGACGGTCGCTCTGCACAACGTCGAGGCCCTGTTGCCGCGGAGCGAGCAGATCCCCGGCGAGACGCACCACGTCAACGAGCGCGTGCGGGCGACGGTCTACGAGGCCCGTAAGGCCGGCAGCCGCGTGAAGGTGATTCTCAGCCGCAAGATGCCGGCGCTCGTGCAGCGGCTGTTCGAGCAGGAGATCCCCGAGATCGCCGACGGCGTCATCGAGATCCGCGCCATGGCCCGCGAGCCGGGCTACCGCTCGAAGGTCGCCGTCATCAGCAGCGACAACCGCATCGACTGCGTCGGCGCCTGCGTCGGCGTCCGCGGCAACCGCATCAAGAACATCGTCGATGAGCTCTCCGGCGAGCGGATCGACATCGTCCGCTGGGACGAGGACCTCGAGGTGCTGATCCCCAACGCCCTGCAGCCGGCAGAGGTCGATCAAGTCATCCTCTGTAAGATGCTCGGCCGGGCGATCGCCCTGGTGCAGGAGGACAACCTGTCGCTGGCGATTGGCCGCCGCGGCCAGAACGTCCGCCTCGCTAGCAAGCTGTCGGGCTGGGACATCGAGATCATGACCCAGGAGGAGCTGGCCGAGAACATCGACCGGGCGATCGAGGGCTTCAGCCGCATCGAGGGGCTGGAAATGGAAGTCGCCGAGAAGCTGGTCGAAGAAGGCTTCTTGAGCTACGACGACCTCTCGATTATCGAGCCGGACGACCTGATGGCGATGGGCGGCCTGACCGAAGAGCAGGCCGACGCGATCGTGATGCAGGCCGAGGAACTGGCCGAGGAGGCCGAAAAGGCCGCTTCGGAAGCCCGCCGGGCGAAGCGCGAGCAGGACAAGCTCGCGGAAGTCCAGGGCAGCCCGGAAGATGCGGATGAAACCGCCGAGGAGTCCGGCGAAACCGTATCAGAAGACGTGACGGAGTCAGACGAAGCCGTTGCACAGACGGAATCGGAAGAAGCCGCCGAGGAGTCGGGAGAACCCGGAGCAGCGGAGGCGGACGCCGAAGAGTCCAAGCCAGCCGACGAGCCGGCGTGA
- a CDS encoding tetratricopeptide repeat protein, with protein MMSLSAALAAAAPPQADLPAVSEADRAVAEGWASQVDDDLKSNDPAEAARLLLRVVRWDPSRWDDYRSAIDLLESVDPEAAARHAVAELRGRARFVGADAALLSRLAKAADESDDDATWQDAAELTRAAAELTAKLGPEQALQAAQLWADAGSAYASRGDLSAASGAYDLMQRVVAATEGEELKQAYRWDLIAGFHLDAAQPTRAGSAIELMRDREGETPRVLVLQSRLALALDEPLVAIDHAERAIGKLSGAADEAAEGAYSVYVDAMHTINQSDRAADQLAKDATAAPDNVALALAVIDARVDAGQLEPAWNACGALIEELSAGLSPVEGHLSAYSSADPVQLDRFADAATRRLRLATRMGRVREVLSDSVEWTERLGSLDLVWDELAALCREDGFGSEASQWLDEHRADPEAPAAENLAPATIAYLIGRPEEVAVYILALLEQAWEQDVQAGAIADECASWADYLLNDRHDAAARALLEAAIDRLEGKPNATVTAGLRTRLARAIINQQVKAGQIDDAVADEAQRILTAARGQSPDNGLIAYRVVFDLLYMGRTAEAIAVCEQVFKRWPAPDKESLFGSQRFHQASELFAAALLQRNEPGDADRAAELLEASLDAWPQSATAMTYLAWHDSRSPDRLGRALRLVGDAVRTRPGAGESRGYLGVVQLRAGRVEKGIESLRQAIAMSDEQRLSLWERDFFRNELAEALRANGRAEEAEVVESATAPAN; from the coding sequence ATGATGTCGCTATCGGCGGCGTTAGCAGCAGCGGCGCCTCCGCAAGCCGATCTCCCGGCCGTCTCGGAGGCCGATCGTGCCGTTGCGGAAGGGTGGGCGTCGCAGGTCGATGACGACCTCAAAAGCAACGATCCCGCCGAGGCGGCGAGGCTCTTGTTGCGCGTGGTCCGATGGGACCCCTCACGATGGGACGACTACCGCTCTGCGATCGACCTCTTGGAATCGGTCGATCCCGAGGCGGCCGCTCGGCACGCAGTCGCTGAACTGCGCGGGCGGGCACGATTCGTCGGGGCAGATGCGGCGTTGTTGAGCCGGCTGGCCAAAGCGGCGGACGAGTCCGATGATGACGCCACTTGGCAAGACGCCGCCGAACTAACCCGTGCGGCAGCCGAACTGACAGCGAAGCTCGGTCCCGAACAAGCCTTGCAGGCGGCTCAGCTGTGGGCGGACGCCGGCAGCGCCTACGCCTCGCGTGGCGACCTGTCGGCGGCCTCTGGCGCGTACGATCTGATGCAGCGGGTTGTCGCGGCTACCGAAGGCGAAGAACTGAAACAAGCCTATCGCTGGGACCTGATCGCAGGCTTCCACCTCGACGCCGCTCAGCCGACACGCGCTGGGTCCGCCATTGAGTTGATGCGAGATCGAGAGGGCGAGACGCCACGTGTCCTTGTGCTGCAATCAAGGCTAGCGCTGGCGCTCGACGAGCCCCTCGTGGCGATCGATCATGCGGAGCGGGCGATCGGCAAGCTCTCAGGAGCTGCCGATGAAGCGGCCGAAGGCGCGTACTCGGTGTATGTCGACGCGATGCACACGATCAACCAGTCCGACCGCGCCGCCGATCAACTCGCCAAGGACGCGACAGCGGCGCCCGACAATGTCGCGCTCGCGCTAGCAGTGATCGACGCGAGGGTGGATGCGGGGCAGCTCGAACCAGCCTGGAACGCATGCGGCGCGTTGATCGAAGAGTTGTCGGCCGGGCTATCACCGGTAGAAGGGCACCTGAGCGCCTACTCGTCCGCCGACCCGGTCCAACTCGACCGGTTCGCCGACGCCGCGACGAGGCGGTTGAGACTGGCGACGCGCATGGGGCGGGTTCGCGAAGTGCTCAGCGATAGTGTGGAATGGACCGAGCGGCTCGGCAGTCTCGATCTTGTCTGGGACGAACTCGCCGCGCTGTGCCGCGAGGACGGCTTCGGATCGGAGGCCTCCCAATGGCTCGACGAGCACCGAGCCGACCCGGAAGCGCCCGCGGCAGAGAACTTGGCGCCGGCGACAATCGCATACCTTATCGGTCGTCCGGAGGAAGTCGCGGTCTACATCTTGGCCTTGCTCGAACAGGCCTGGGAGCAAGACGTTCAAGCAGGGGCGATCGCGGACGAGTGCGCGAGTTGGGCGGACTACCTGCTCAACGATCGCCACGACGCCGCCGCGCGGGCGTTGCTCGAAGCGGCGATCGATCGGCTTGAAGGCAAGCCAAACGCGACGGTAACCGCAGGCCTGCGGACAAGGCTGGCGCGCGCGATCATCAACCAGCAGGTCAAGGCGGGTCAGATCGACGACGCCGTTGCCGATGAAGCGCAGCGGATACTCACCGCGGCTCGAGGCCAGTCGCCCGACAACGGACTCATTGCGTACCGCGTCGTGTTCGATTTGCTGTATATGGGCCGGACAGCGGAAGCCATCGCTGTTTGCGAGCAGGTCTTCAAACGCTGGCCGGCGCCGGACAAAGAAAGCCTGTTCGGCTCCCAGCGATTCCATCAAGCCAGCGAGCTCTTCGCCGCGGCGCTGTTGCAGCGGAACGAACCGGGCGACGCCGATCGCGCCGCCGAACTTTTGGAAGCGTCGCTCGATGCTTGGCCGCAAAGTGCGACGGCGATGACTTATCTGGCGTGGCATGACAGCCGCTCGCCTGATCGACTCGGCCGCGCGCTGCGGCTCGTCGGAGACGCGGTGCGGACCCGCCCCGGCGCAGGCGAATCACGCGGCTATCTCGGCGTCGTGCAGTTGCGTGCGGGGCGAGTTGAGAAAGGAATCGAATCCCTCCGTCAGGCGATCGCGATGTCCGACGAGCAGCGACTCTCACTCTGGGAACGCGACTTCTTCCGCAACGAACTCGCCGAAGCCCTCCGCGCCAACGGCCGCGCCGAAGAGGCCGAAGTCGTCGAGTCCGCCACGGCCCCCGCCAACTGA